The Sorangiineae bacterium MSr11367 genome window below encodes:
- a CDS encoding cation:dicarboxylase symporter family transporter gives MLDHAHSAGAAVDTPTPRRWYRSGTFYIFVGLFLGIVLGGFFPQDQYPTVYHIFHFCSKAFISLIKGLIVPLLVSTIIVGIAQTGDLKSVGRMGGKALLYFEVVTTIALVLGLVITNLIKPGENLPLDMSAHGVAPANASLSGWDIALHAFPSNLIKHASDGDILPVVIFATLFGVALTRIGPQGKPVLKFFDAVAKVMFKYTDIIMRLTPIGVFGAMAYNVSHMAAGHKVGGVELKGWSAVFYLVRQYATLVGTLYLALIALFCFVFIPIMLIAGIRLTKFLRAIKEPALTAFSTASSEAALPSLLERMVEFGAPRRVASFVIPTGYSFNLDGSTLYLVVASLTIAQAAHVEMPLGKQLMMMLTFMLTSKGVAGVPRATLVIIAGTCASFGLPGEAGIAMLLAVDELMDMARTMINVIGNGLASVVISRWEGVFGSELGKVDPVSEPVIEALPATPTAAE, from the coding sequence ATGCTGGATCACGCCCACTCTGCCGGAGCGGCAGTCGATACGCCCACACCGCGACGCTGGTACCGATCGGGCACGTTCTACATCTTCGTCGGGCTGTTCCTGGGTATCGTTTTGGGCGGGTTTTTCCCGCAGGATCAGTACCCGACCGTCTATCACATCTTCCACTTCTGTTCGAAGGCGTTCATCTCGCTCATCAAGGGACTCATCGTTCCCTTGCTGGTGTCGACGATCATCGTCGGTATCGCGCAGACCGGCGACTTGAAGTCGGTCGGCCGCATGGGTGGCAAGGCACTTCTCTATTTCGAAGTCGTCACCACCATCGCGCTCGTCCTTGGATTGGTGATTACCAATCTGATCAAGCCGGGTGAGAACCTTCCGCTCGATATGTCGGCCCACGGTGTGGCGCCGGCGAACGCGTCGCTGAGCGGGTGGGACATTGCGCTGCACGCGTTCCCGTCGAACCTGATCAAGCACGCGTCCGACGGCGACATCCTGCCGGTCGTCATCTTCGCGACCCTGTTCGGCGTGGCGCTCACGCGCATCGGGCCGCAGGGCAAGCCGGTGCTGAAGTTCTTCGACGCCGTGGCCAAGGTGATGTTCAAGTACACGGACATCATCATGCGGCTGACGCCGATCGGCGTGTTCGGCGCGATGGCTTACAACGTGAGCCACATGGCCGCGGGCCACAAGGTTGGCGGGGTGGAGCTCAAAGGCTGGTCGGCGGTGTTCTACCTGGTTCGCCAGTACGCGACCTTGGTGGGAACGCTGTACCTCGCGCTGATCGCGCTCTTCTGTTTCGTGTTCATCCCGATCATGCTGATCGCGGGGATTCGCCTGACCAAGTTCCTTCGTGCCATCAAGGAGCCGGCGCTGACGGCCTTTTCGACGGCCTCGAGTGAGGCGGCGCTTCCGAGCCTGCTGGAGCGCATGGTCGAATTCGGTGCGCCGCGCCGCGTTGCAAGCTTCGTCATTCCCACGGGCTACTCGTTCAACCTCGACGGGTCGACGCTCTACCTCGTGGTGGCCAGCCTGACGATTGCCCAGGCCGCGCACGTGGAGATGCCGCTGGGCAAGCAGCTGATGATGATGCTGACCTTCATGCTGACGTCGAAGGGCGTGGCCGGTGTGCCCCGCGCGACCTTGGTCATCATCGCCGGCACCTGTGCCAGCTTCGGCCTCCCGGGCGAAGCGGGCATCGCGATGCTCCTCGCCGTCGACGAGTTGATGGACATGGCCCGCACCATGATCAACGTCATCGGCAACGGCCTCGCATCAGTGGTCATCTCGCGCTGGGAAGGCGTCTTCGGCAGCGAGCTCGGAAAGGTCGACCCGGTCTCCGAACCGGTCATCGAAGCCCTCCCCGCTACCCCGACAGCAGCAGAATAA